The following proteins are co-located in the Alphaproteobacteria bacterium genome:
- a CDS encoding tetratricopeptide repeat protein, with product MAGRISDKRRRRQRDSFIRKLLRQPVSRSGGDSGRSRSGATARDLTDAGQQFHAGLFRDTEESCIRILTRDRDIPEALRLLALCCFRTGAQGPAEDLLRRAIEIAPDDGEAHAELGLVYGQQGKFDAAISCFRASLERRPDDLPTLHNLGYACVQTGAFDDAVGVFRKAIALSPDTGILHMNCGGALQQAGRLEEAEACYRRAIELEPDSADCQVNLGSLLGRMNRLDESLRAFERAVALSPEHRSAIRSIGDTCLKTGDHAEAARALNRVVQLAPDDLKARFDLTHALALSGRTAEAVAVGEAAIALAPPSAENLITLTIAYLCDRNHRAALETCDMILAGDPGHCAALAFKSTALNEMGCAAEAQYLLDADSLVRCFDLAPPDGYRDIGAFNRALCEHIRNHPTLYHSKTNRSLNNGQATLELLDGEKGPFADFEEMILGTIAQYQAVVDADPSHPFLQSPPQDHHLEVWANIMDSDGFHDTHFHPTGWLSGTYYPSLPPLDAGQARENAGCIEFGRSLYSIPTTRDPRTRVIQPREGLVVLFPSYFGHRTLPFDSPEKRYSIAFDVVPNT from the coding sequence ATGGCGGGGAGAATCAGCGACAAACGCCGGCGGCGCCAGCGCGATTCCTTTATCAGGAAGCTGTTGCGCCAGCCGGTCAGCCGGTCTGGCGGTGACAGCGGGCGCAGCCGCTCCGGCGCAACCGCCAGGGACCTGACGGATGCCGGCCAGCAGTTCCACGCCGGACTGTTTCGCGATACCGAGGAGTCCTGTATCCGTATCCTGACCCGGGACCGCGATATCCCCGAAGCCCTGCGCCTGCTCGCGCTGTGCTGTTTTCGGACCGGCGCGCAAGGACCGGCGGAAGACCTGCTGCGCCGGGCCATCGAAATCGCCCCCGACGATGGCGAAGCCCATGCGGAACTGGGCCTGGTTTATGGACAGCAGGGGAAGTTCGATGCGGCAATATCATGCTTTCGGGCTTCGCTCGAACGGCGGCCCGACGACCTGCCGACACTCCATAACCTCGGCTATGCCTGTGTCCAGACCGGCGCGTTCGACGATGCCGTCGGGGTTTTCAGGAAAGCCATCGCGCTGAGCCCCGACACCGGCATCCTGCACATGAACTGCGGCGGCGCGCTGCAGCAGGCCGGGCGCCTGGAAGAAGCCGAGGCCTGTTACCGGCGGGCCATCGAACTCGAACCCGATTCCGCGGATTGCCAGGTCAATCTGGGTTCGCTGCTGGGCCGAATGAACCGCCTCGATGAATCGCTGCGGGCCTTTGAACGCGCCGTCGCGCTGTCGCCCGAACATCGGAGCGCCATTCGCAGCATCGGCGACACCTGCCTGAAGACCGGCGACCATGCCGAGGCCGCCAGGGCCCTGAATCGCGTTGTGCAACTGGCGCCCGACGACCTGAAGGCGCGCTTCGACCTTACCCATGCGCTCGCCCTGTCCGGCCGGACGGCGGAAGCGGTGGCGGTCGGCGAAGCGGCGATCGCGCTGGCGCCGCCGTCGGCGGAAAACCTGATCACCCTGACCATTGCGTATCTCTGCGACCGGAACCACCGGGCGGCGCTGGAAACCTGCGACATGATTCTTGCCGGCGATCCGGGACATTGCGCCGCGCTGGCTTTCAAATCGACAGCGCTGAACGAAATGGGCTGCGCCGCGGAAGCGCAATACCTGCTGGACGCCGATTCCCTTGTCCGGTGCTTCGATCTGGCCCCGCCGGACGGATACAGGGATATCGGCGCCTTCAACCGGGCGCTTTGCGAGCATATCCGCAATCATCCTACACTTTATCATTCAAAAACCAATCGCTCGCTCAATAACGGGCAGGCCACACTGGAACTGCTGGACGGCGAGAAAGGCCCCTTCGCGGATTTCGAGGAAATGATCCTGGGGACCATTGCGCAATACCAGGCCGTGGTGGATGCCGACCCGTCGCACCCCTTCCTGCAGTCTCCCCCGCAAGACCACCATCTGGAAGTATGGGCGAATATCATGGATTCAGACGGATTCCATGACACGCATTTCCACCCGACCGGCTGGCTCAGCGGCACCTACTATCCATCGCTGCCGCCACTGGACGCGGGACAGGCGCGGGAAAATGCCGGATGCATCGAATTCGGCCGCAGCCTTTATTCCATTCCCACGACCCGCGACCCCAGGACACGGGTAATCCAGCCAAGGGAAGGCCTGGTCGTTTTATTTCCATCATATTTCGGCCATCGCACGCTTCCCTTCGACAGCCCGGAGAAACGCTACAGTATCGCATTCGATGTCGTACCCAATACTTAG
- a CDS encoding putative 2OG-Fe(II) oxygenase encodes MSVRKQIERIRALAAAGDFAGACALGRSVYTKNPANIPLGLIYAQALLGGGDNGAAADVLAKMTGNRKAPADVFLMRAHALMQLRRLDECLETVMSGLKKFPDHPDLLNNAGVLNDMLKRPAGAETCFRQLTRVQPRRGGAYLGLGNALRQQGRYDDALQAYETAVALEPGNPAPQVNRANMLGQMGEGARAQAAYREILQRFPQRKDVLSNFAASLANSGDHAGAAELYESYIESRPDDFDANLSWGKALLKSGNAAAAETVFAAMASAWPDRTGICPELINACLKNGAEALAREYQAMYRVKFPASADVYSCDTILDAASGGRDTALNEVRYDADIQAAEIAVPDGYADGESFWDAVCAAVYAHPSLRESPPEHATREGFHSDNLAEEPVAPALRDLIAAIEDNVRDYAARRADAGNPFFDNLSLEGNLFRMWAVVMRRGGHQEAHIHPSSRISGVVYAKVPPSIRDGNDRSGWIEFGRPHSDFFQPETLATRMFQPKRGRMVMFPAYLYHRTLPLDGDDHRISIAFDFCTPGA; translated from the coding sequence ATGTCAGTACGAAAACAGATCGAGCGGATAAGGGCGCTGGCCGCGGCGGGCGATTTCGCGGGCGCCTGTGCGCTGGGCCGTTCGGTATATACGAAAAATCCGGCGAATATCCCCCTCGGCCTTATTTATGCCCAGGCGCTGCTGGGCGGCGGCGACAATGGCGCGGCGGCGGATGTGCTGGCGAAAATGACGGGCAACCGCAAGGCGCCGGCCGATGTCTTCCTGATGCGGGCCCATGCGCTGATGCAACTGCGGCGGCTCGATGAGTGCCTGGAAACGGTGATGTCCGGTCTGAAGAAATTCCCCGACCATCCTGATCTGCTGAACAATGCGGGCGTGTTGAACGATATGCTGAAACGTCCCGCCGGAGCGGAAACCTGTTTCCGGCAACTGACCCGGGTGCAGCCCCGGCGCGGCGGCGCGTACCTCGGCCTCGGCAACGCCTTGCGGCAGCAGGGCAGGTATGACGACGCCCTGCAGGCCTATGAAACGGCCGTCGCGCTGGAACCGGGGAACCCGGCGCCGCAGGTCAACCGGGCCAATATGCTGGGACAGATGGGAGAAGGGGCGCGCGCGCAGGCCGCCTACCGGGAAATCCTGCAACGCTTTCCCCAGCGCAAGGACGTCCTGTCGAATTTCGCGGCCTCGCTGGCGAATTCGGGGGACCATGCCGGCGCGGCGGAACTGTACGAATCCTATATCGAATCCCGCCCCGATGATTTTGACGCCAATCTTTCCTGGGGAAAGGCGCTGCTGAAATCGGGTAACGCGGCGGCGGCCGAAACGGTTTTCGCGGCGATGGCGAGCGCCTGGCCCGACCGGACCGGGATCTGCCCCGAACTGATCAATGCCTGTCTGAAAAACGGCGCGGAGGCGCTGGCCCGAGAATACCAGGCGATGTACCGGGTAAAATTCCCGGCCTCCGCCGATGTTTATTCCTGCGACACGATCCTGGATGCGGCGTCGGGCGGCAGGGATACGGCCCTGAACGAGGTCCGTTACGACGCCGATATCCAGGCGGCTGAAATCGCCGTGCCGGACGGCTATGCGGACGGGGAGTCCTTCTGGGACGCCGTCTGCGCCGCGGTCTATGCGCATCCCAGCCTGCGGGAATCGCCGCCGGAACATGCCACGCGCGAGGGTTTCCACAGCGACAACCTGGCGGAGGAACCGGTGGCGCCGGCCCTGCGGGACCTGATCGCCGCGATAGAAGACAATGTCCGCGACTATGCGGCGCGGCGGGCTGATGCGGGCAATCCGTTCTTCGACAACCTGTCCCTGGAGGGGAACCTGTTCCGCATGTGGGCGGTCGTGATGCGGCGGGGCGGCCATCAGGAAGCGCATATCCATCCCAGTTCGCGGATCAGCGGCGTCGTCTATGCGAAAGTGCCGCCATCGATCCGGGACGGAAACGACCGGTCCGGATGGATCGAATTCGGGCGGCCGCATTCCGATTTCTTCCAGCCGGAAACCCTGGCGACCCGCATGTTCCAGCCGAAGCGGGGGCGGATGGTGATGTTTCCCGCCTATCTGTACCACCGGACCCTGCCGCTGGACGGCGACGATCACCGCATCAGCATCGCTTTCGATTTCTGTACGCCGGGCGCTTGA
- the trmFO gene encoding methylenetetrahydrofolate--tRNA-(uracil(54)-C(5))-methyltransferase (FADH(2)-oxidizing) TrmFO — MEPVHIIGGGLAGSEAAWQLAHAGIPVILHEMRPVRGTDAHQTDGLAELVCSNSFRSDDAEHNAVGLLHEEMRRCHSLIMAAADFNRVPAGGALAVDRNAFSHTVTRRLEAEPLVTIAREEISGLPPASWSSVIVATGPLTAPPLSEAIRQLTGEDSLAFFDAIAPVIHRESIDFSKSWFQSRYDKGDGADYINCPLDEAQYKAFIAALRAGDVTEFHDWEKDTPYFEGCLPIEVMAERGEDTLRFGPMKPIGLTDPHTGRRAHAVVQLRQDNALGTLYNMVGFQTKLKHGAQKAIFRTIPGLESAEFARLGGIHRNTFLNSPRLLDGTLRLAQMPRLRFAGQITGVEGYLESAACGLLAGRFAAAEQRGDAPVPPPPTTALGALLAHITGGASDDTFQPMNVNFGLFPPLDVLEKNQRRRKGRRERRAGYSQRALTDLAAWLGVDQAETGVLSIPTR, encoded by the coding sequence CTGGAACCTGTTCACATCATCGGCGGTGGCCTCGCCGGCTCGGAAGCGGCCTGGCAACTGGCCCACGCCGGCATTCCCGTAATACTGCACGAAATGCGGCCCGTTCGCGGCACGGATGCGCATCAGACCGACGGCCTTGCCGAACTGGTCTGTTCCAACTCCTTCCGGTCCGACGATGCCGAACACAATGCCGTCGGCCTGCTGCACGAGGAAATGCGGCGTTGCCATTCGCTGATCATGGCGGCGGCCGACTTCAACCGGGTCCCGGCCGGCGGGGCGCTGGCGGTAGACCGCAACGCCTTTTCCCATACGGTGACCCGACGCCTCGAGGCCGAACCGCTTGTCACCATCGCCCGTGAAGAGATTTCAGGCCTGCCGCCGGCGTCGTGGTCGTCCGTCATCGTCGCCACCGGCCCCCTGACCGCGCCGCCGCTCAGCGAGGCGATCCGCCAGCTCACCGGCGAGGATTCCCTCGCCTTCTTCGACGCCATCGCGCCGGTCATCCACCGTGAGTCGATCGATTTCTCGAAATCCTGGTTCCAGTCCCGGTACGACAAGGGCGACGGCGCCGACTACATCAACTGCCCGCTCGACGAAGCGCAATACAAGGCGTTCATCGCCGCGCTGCGCGCCGGCGACGTTACCGAATTCCACGACTGGGAAAAGGACACGCCCTATTTCGAGGGCTGCCTGCCGATCGAGGTCATGGCGGAACGCGGCGAGGATACCCTGCGCTTCGGCCCGATGAAGCCCATCGGCCTGACCGACCCGCATACCGGCCGGCGCGCCCACGCCGTGGTGCAGTTGCGCCAGGACAATGCGCTGGGCACGCTTTACAACATGGTCGGATTCCAGACCAAGCTGAAACACGGCGCCCAGAAAGCCATCTTCCGGACCATCCCCGGCCTGGAATCGGCGGAATTCGCACGGCTTGGCGGTATCCACCGCAATACCTTCCTCAACAGCCCCCGCCTGCTGGACGGGACGCTCCGCCTGGCGCAAATGCCCCGCCTCCGCTTCGCGGGGCAGATCACCGGCGTCGAGGGATACCTGGAATCCGCCGCATGCGGCCTGCTCGCCGGCCGGTTCGCCGCCGCCGAACAGCGGGGCGACGCGCCGGTCCCGCCGCCGCCGACCACCGCGCTGGGCGCCCTGCTGGCGCATATTACCGGCGGCGCGTCGGACGATACCTTCCAGCCGATGAACGTCAATTTTGGCCTGTTTCCACCGCTGGACGTGCTGGAAAAGAACCAGCGCCGCCGCAAGGGCCGGCGGGAGCGCCGCGCCGGCTATTCCCAGCGCGCCCTCACCGATCTCGCCGCCTGGCTTGGCGTCGACCAGGCTGAAACGGGAGTCCTGTCAATACCGACCCGATAG
- a CDS encoding phytoene/squalene synthase family protein, with product MPRTAPDGKMLWYRIEFPEELMPEEVDSYCADLVRKYDSDRYLLTMMAPVSRRAALLAVYAFNVEIVRIRESVSESMLGAIRLQWWRDAIDALYSGRGPAHAVIRPLGEAVERHGLSQDLFHRVIDGRAADLDSTQPATLDGLVAYADETSTPLILLALEITGQREDLSAVASDAGVAWALTGLVRAIPFHLRNGWNCLPVDACARHGFAVQDLPAAAAQEKLSRVVCDISEYTGQRIAAARSARGRLTRAGLPALLPVSFAAAYQRRLERVGFNPYDARMAGPPPMIAWRLLLRLLSGRY from the coding sequence ATGCCGCGTACGGCGCCGGACGGGAAGATGCTGTGGTACCGCATTGAATTTCCAGAGGAATTGATGCCGGAAGAGGTGGATTCATACTGCGCGGATCTTGTGCGAAAGTATGATTCGGACCGGTATCTACTCACCATGATGGCGCCTGTGTCGCGCCGCGCCGCGTTACTGGCTGTTTACGCCTTCAATGTTGAAATTGTACGAATTCGCGAATCAGTGTCGGAAAGCATGCTGGGCGCCATTCGACTGCAGTGGTGGCGCGATGCGATCGACGCGCTGTATTCGGGTCGGGGGCCTGCCCACGCGGTCATCCGTCCGCTGGGTGAGGCCGTCGAACGGCATGGATTGTCGCAGGATCTGTTCCATCGTGTCATCGACGGCCGGGCGGCCGACCTGGACAGTACGCAGCCGGCGACGCTCGACGGTCTTGTGGCTTATGCGGACGAGACATCGACGCCGCTAATCCTGCTGGCGCTGGAAATCACGGGCCAGCGCGAGGATCTGTCCGCAGTGGCTTCGGACGCCGGGGTCGCCTGGGCGCTGACCGGGCTTGTCAGGGCCATACCGTTTCATTTGCGAAATGGTTGGAACTGCCTGCCGGTGGATGCTTGCGCGCGGCACGGCTTTGCGGTGCAGGACTTGCCGGCGGCGGCGGCGCAGGAGAAACTGTCGCGGGTTGTCTGCGACATTTCGGAATACACCGGCCAACGGATCGCCGCGGCGCGTTCGGCGCGCGGCCGTCTGACACGCGCCGGACTGCCGGCGTTGCTGCCCGTATCCTTTGCCGCCGCTTACCAGCGCCGTCTCGAAAGAGTCGGATTCAATCCATACGATGCCCGCATGGCGGGGCCGCCGCCGATGATCGCATGGCGGCTGCTGCTGCGCCTGCTATCGGGTCGGTATTGA